The Xiphophorus couchianus chromosome 5, X_couchianus-1.0, whole genome shotgun sequence genome includes a region encoding these proteins:
- the LOC114144140 gene encoding uncharacterized protein LOC114144140, giving the protein MMESLHVAVAVLSLLSLGQTAPTTNCESLTQQIQMPRRDQLLGRWNYIAESTDMRGSKELLEMSRGTVWLNYVAATEENIMIGSMHLKTFGQCFSMTFNSTLENNTLTLTYPYSSTGFHLKTGCPDCMVMYSNITFGRSSYRGVQLLSRRQKVSAAELEEYKKQVECLHLPEAAILNSEQGFCPDPSLSKDSKSFDLTGFMGADHTTMIDEIFQSGAAVKTFSEVFSQLSSALVEAVNN; this is encoded by the exons ATGATGGAGTCCCTGCATGTAGCTGTTGCTGTGTTGAGTCTTCTGTCTCTCGGACAGACAGCTCCTACGACCAACTGTGAAAGTCTAACCCAACAAATTCAGATGCCTCGGAGGGATCAG CTGCTCGGAAGATGGAACTACATAGCAGAGAGCACGGACATGCGCGGATCCAAAGAGTTGTTGGAGATGTCGAGGGGGACCGTCTGGTTGAATTACGTCGCTGCTACTGAGGAAAATATCATGATTGGTTCTATGCACCTAAAAAC gtttggTCAATGCTTCTCTATGACATTTAACTCAACGCTGGAAAACAACACTCTTACTTTAA CCTACCCGTACTCCTCGACTGGCTTCCACCTGAAAACAGGCTGTCCTGACTGTATGGTTATGTACTCCAACATAACATTTGGAAGAAGCTCATACAGAGGTGTACAGCTTCTGA GTAGGAGACAGAAGGTTTCTGCTGCTGAGCTGGAGGAGTACAAGAAGCAGGTGGAGTGTTTGCATTTACCAGAAGCTGCCATTCTGAACTCAGAGCAAG GTTTCTGCCCAGATCCATCTCTCTCCAAAGACTCAAAGAGCTTCGACTTGACCGGCTTCATGGGTGCCGACCACACGACCATGATCGATGAGATTTTCCAAAGTGGTGCAGCAGTAAAGACCTTTTCTGAAGTTTTCTCACAACTCTCCAGTGCTTTAGTAGAAGCGGTGAACAATTAG
- the LOC114144141 gene encoding uncharacterized protein LOC114144141, whose amino-acid sequence MKCASAAAAVLLSLFSLGLSAPLSSCDDLLKPITISKEEMLGRWDYIGGSSDIPGSRSLAYLMTGVWLDLNVTSKSNVLNIVQTQRIFGTCSSLAYDVIFENSTMLIEQPFYLKEVYLSTECPDCLVAKEDVISATNFTSLLMFSRSRSVSPAALELFKKQAECLQMPTPIMLNSDNEICPDDITPVEGLSALNSVLQAKMGFRVAKFLDSLFDMFIN is encoded by the exons ATGAAgtgtgcttctgctgctgctgctgtgctgctGAGTCTCTTCTCTCTGGGACTTTCTGCTCCTCTGAGCAGCTGTGACGATCTACTCAAACCAATAACTATCAGCAAAGAAGAA ATGTTGGGTCGGTGGGACTACATCGGGGGGAGTTCTGACATCCCAGGAAGTCGGTCGCTGGCTTACTTAATGACTGGTGTCTGGCTGGACCTGAACGTCACCTCCAAGAGCAACGTTCTCAATATCGTCCAGACTCAGAGGAT ATTTGGGACTTGCTCCAGCTTAGCATACGACGTGATCTTTGAGAACAGCACAATGTTGATCG AGCAACCTTTCTACCTCAAAGAGGTCTACCTGTCAACAGAGTGCCCTGACTGTCTGGTTGCTAAAGAGGATGTAATCTCTGCAACCAATTTCACTAGTCTGCTTATGTTTA GTAGAAGCAGGAGCGTCTCACCTGCTGCATTGGAACTGTTTAAGAAACAAGCAGAATGCCTTCAAATGCCGACACCTATAATGTTAAACTCAGACAACG aaatctgcCCTGACGACATCACGCCCGTCGAGGGCCTCAGCGCCCTCAACTCGGTACTACAGGCGAAGATGGGATTTCGAGTGgcaaaatttctggattctctttTTGACATGTTTATAAACTGA
- the fip1l1b gene encoding pre-mRNA 3'-end-processing factor FIP1 isoform X2 has product MSGEEADKTATTDASAGDEEEEWLYGDESESKEEDEEPKLEAAASAPVETSTDDAAAVVVDVHATGNGVVSESQGEAAGEDVESDSDSDDDDDDVRVTIGDIKTGAPQYTTYGTPPVNLNIKTPGSRPYGQVTTKVKGVDLDAPGSINGVPVLEVDLESFEEKPWRKPGADLSDYFNYGFNEDTWKAYCEKQKRLRMGLEVSTIGSVTSKISVQQGRTGNDKDVSSLAVHTSKTDFTSPVSLYKSAVSQITRKTSGTIDVIGGQTATISRVEGRRRHNLEGNNIQVISEHSTSEAEPAAAKIPTFFPPGPLPPNIPPPPFLPPPPNVSTAPPLIPPPRLPITVPPPGFHPPTSGPPPSLIPTMDSHTGGYDGRSVPPYPFPQGAYPPPLTGGVPPPWPPMVDNSKPWDYYSRREDKRDKERDRPRERTHEREREREHSPSTMSYTSDEERYRYREYQERGYAERHRDRASREKEERHRERRHREKEEGRHKSSRSSSSRRRHDSEEGDSHRRHKHKKSKRSKEGKEASEDMGADQENQEAME; this is encoded by the exons ATGTCCGGGGAGGAGGCGGACAAAACAGCCACCACTGACGCCAGCGCCGGTGACGAAGAGGAGGAATGGCTTTATGGAG ATGAATCAGAAAGcaaagaggaagatgaagaacCCAAACTGGAAGCTGCTGCCAG TGCACCTGTTGAGACTTCAACAGacgatgctgctgctgttgttgttgatgtacATGCTACGGGGAACGGAGTGGTCTCTGAG TCCCAAGGCGAAGCTGCAGGCGAGGATGTGGAGAGCGACAGCGACAGTGATGATGACGACGACGATGTCAGAGTTACCATTGGTGACATCAAAACTGGAGCGCCGCAATACAC gaCATATGGCACCCCCCCTGTTAACCTCAACATAAAGACACCAGGATCCAGACCTTATGGACAAG TAACTACAAAGGTGAAGGGAGTGGATTTGGACGCACCAGGAAGCATTAATGGTGTTCCTGTGCTGGAGGTGGACCTGGAGAGCTTTGAAGAGAAACCCTGGAGGAAGCCAG GAGCCGATCTGTCAGACTATTTCAACTATGGTTTTAATGAGGACACCTGGAAGGCTTACTGTGAGAAACAGAAGAGGCTGCGAATGGGCCTAGAGGTCTCTACAATTGGCTCAGTGACCAGCAAGATCTCT GTTCAGCAGGGCAGAACAGGAAATGATAAGGATGTATCCAGTTTGGCTGTTCACACCTCCAAGACAGACTTTACGTCTCCTGTCAGCCTCTACAAGTCTGCTGTCAGTCAGATCACCAG GAAGACAAGTGGTACTATTGATGTGATTGGTGGACAGACAGCCACAATCAGTAGGGTTGAGGGAAGACGCAGACACAACCTAGAGGGCAACAACATCCAG GTGATATCTGAACATTCAACATCAGAAGCTGAACCAGCCGCAGCTAAGATTCCTACCTTCTTCCCCCCTGGACCGCTTCCTCCGAACATACCCCCGCCTCCTTTTCTCCCTCCTCCACCAAACGTCAGCACTGCACCTCCTCTCATACCTCCACCCA GATTGCCCATCACAGTTCCTCCTCCTGGTTTTCACCCTCCAACAAGCGGCCCTCCACCTTCTCTAATTCCCACAATGGACAG CCATACTGGAGGCTACGATGGTCGCTCTGTCCCACCGTACCCATTTCCTCAAG GTGCTTACCCTCCACCCTTAACTGGAGGCGTGCCTCCTCCTTGGCCCCCCATGGTGGACAACAGCAAACCCTGGGACTATTATTCCCGTCGGGAAGACAAGAGAGACAAGGAACGGGACCGGCCCAGAGAGCGAACGCATGAGCGCGAGCGAGAGAGGGAGCACAGCCCCTCAACCATGAGCTACACCAG TGATGAGGAGCGGTATCGCTACCGTGAGTACCAAGAACGTGGTTACGCAGAGCGTCATCGTGACCGGGCAAGTCGAGAAAAAGaggagagacacagagagaggcGGCACCGAGAGAAAGAGGAGGGACGTCACAAGTCCTCTCGCAG cagcagcagtcgaCGGAGACACGACAGCGAGGAGGGCGACAGCCACaggagacacaaacacaagaagAGCAAGAGGAGCAAGGAGGGCAAAGAGGCTAGTGAGGATATGGGTGCAGATCAGGAGAACCAGGAGGCTATGGAGTAG
- the fip1l1b gene encoding pre-mRNA 3'-end-processing factor FIP1 isoform X1, with product MSGEEADKTATTDASAGDEEEEWLYGDESESKEEDEEPKLEAAASAPVETSTDDAAAVVVDVHATGNGVVSESQGEAAGEDVESDSDSDDDDDDVRVTIGDIKTGAPQYTTYGTPPVNLNIKTPGSRPYGQVTTKVKGVDLDAPGSINGVPVLEVDLESFEEKPWRKPGADLSDYFNYGFNEDTWKAYCEKQKRLRMGLEVSTIGSVTSKISVQQGRTGNDKDVSSLAVHTSKTDFTSPVSLYKSAVSQITRKTSGTIDVIGGQTATISRVEGRRRHNLEGNNIQVISEHSTSEAEPAAAKIPTFFPPGPLPPNIPPPPFLPPPPNVSTAPPLIPPPRLPITVPPPGFHPPTSGPPPSLIPTMDSHTGGYDGRSVPPYPFPQGAYPPPLTGGVPPPWPPMVDNSKPWDYYSRREDKRDKERDRPRERTHEREREREHSPSTMSYTRSEGQIQQCDEERYRYREYQERGYAERHRDRASREKEERHRERRHREKEEGRHKSSRSSSSRRRHDSEEGDSHRRHKHKKSKRSKEGKEASEDMGADQENQEAME from the exons ATGTCCGGGGAGGAGGCGGACAAAACAGCCACCACTGACGCCAGCGCCGGTGACGAAGAGGAGGAATGGCTTTATGGAG ATGAATCAGAAAGcaaagaggaagatgaagaacCCAAACTGGAAGCTGCTGCCAG TGCACCTGTTGAGACTTCAACAGacgatgctgctgctgttgttgttgatgtacATGCTACGGGGAACGGAGTGGTCTCTGAG TCCCAAGGCGAAGCTGCAGGCGAGGATGTGGAGAGCGACAGCGACAGTGATGATGACGACGACGATGTCAGAGTTACCATTGGTGACATCAAAACTGGAGCGCCGCAATACAC gaCATATGGCACCCCCCCTGTTAACCTCAACATAAAGACACCAGGATCCAGACCTTATGGACAAG TAACTACAAAGGTGAAGGGAGTGGATTTGGACGCACCAGGAAGCATTAATGGTGTTCCTGTGCTGGAGGTGGACCTGGAGAGCTTTGAAGAGAAACCCTGGAGGAAGCCAG GAGCCGATCTGTCAGACTATTTCAACTATGGTTTTAATGAGGACACCTGGAAGGCTTACTGTGAGAAACAGAAGAGGCTGCGAATGGGCCTAGAGGTCTCTACAATTGGCTCAGTGACCAGCAAGATCTCT GTTCAGCAGGGCAGAACAGGAAATGATAAGGATGTATCCAGTTTGGCTGTTCACACCTCCAAGACAGACTTTACGTCTCCTGTCAGCCTCTACAAGTCTGCTGTCAGTCAGATCACCAG GAAGACAAGTGGTACTATTGATGTGATTGGTGGACAGACAGCCACAATCAGTAGGGTTGAGGGAAGACGCAGACACAACCTAGAGGGCAACAACATCCAG GTGATATCTGAACATTCAACATCAGAAGCTGAACCAGCCGCAGCTAAGATTCCTACCTTCTTCCCCCCTGGACCGCTTCCTCCGAACATACCCCCGCCTCCTTTTCTCCCTCCTCCACCAAACGTCAGCACTGCACCTCCTCTCATACCTCCACCCA GATTGCCCATCACAGTTCCTCCTCCTGGTTTTCACCCTCCAACAAGCGGCCCTCCACCTTCTCTAATTCCCACAATGGACAG CCATACTGGAGGCTACGATGGTCGCTCTGTCCCACCGTACCCATTTCCTCAAG GTGCTTACCCTCCACCCTTAACTGGAGGCGTGCCTCCTCCTTGGCCCCCCATGGTGGACAACAGCAAACCCTGGGACTATTATTCCCGTCGGGAAGACAAGAGAGACAAGGAACGGGACCGGCCCAGAGAGCGAACGCATGAGCGCGAGCGAGAGAGGGAGCACAGCCCCTCAACCATGAGCTACACCAGGTCAGAAGGACAGATACAACAATG TGATGAGGAGCGGTATCGCTACCGTGAGTACCAAGAACGTGGTTACGCAGAGCGTCATCGTGACCGGGCAAGTCGAGAAAAAGaggagagacacagagagaggcGGCACCGAGAGAAAGAGGAGGGACGTCACAAGTCCTCTCGCAG cagcagcagtcgaCGGAGACACGACAGCGAGGAGGGCGACAGCCACaggagacacaaacacaagaagAGCAAGAGGAGCAAGGAGGGCAAAGAGGCTAGTGAGGATATGGGTGCAGATCAGGAGAACCAGGAGGCTATGGAGTAG